Proteins from a single region of Pyrus communis chromosome 6, drPyrComm1.1, whole genome shotgun sequence:
- the LOC137737960 gene encoding non-functional NADPH-dependent codeinone reductase 2-like — translation MAAATQIPEVVLDSSAGPKSMPVLAFGTAADNLQPDTLKMAVVEAIKLGYRHFDTASIYGSEQTLGEAIKEALELGLVDSRDQLFITSKLWSNDAHPDHVIPAIKKSLQNLQLEYLDLYLIHWPISAKPGELVHRLVDLMPMDFKGVWAAMEESQRLGLTKSIGISNFSSKKIENLLTFASIPPSVNQVELSPFWQQKKLRDFCKANGIVVTAFSPLGAIGSSWGTNHVLESKVLQDIAEARGKTVAQVCIRWVYQIGATLAVKSYNKERLKQNLQVFDWELSEDDLAKINKIPQKKMLPREDLVATDGSSPYKSVEELWDGEI, via the exons ATGGCAGCGGCAACCCAAATCCCGGAAGTGGTGCTCGACTCCTCCGCCGGCCCCAAGAGCATGCCCGTGCTCGCCTTCGGCACGGCGGCCGACAACTTACAACCTGACACGTTGAAAATGGCAGTGGTTGAGGCCATCAAGCTCGGCTACAGGCATTTTGATACGGCTTCGATATATGGCTCCGAGCAGACTCTGGGCGAAGCCATTAAGGAAGCTCTCGAACTTGGCCTTGTTGATTCCAGAGACCAGCTCTTCATCACTTCAAAGCTATGGAGCAATGATGCTCACCCTGATCATGTCATTCCTGCTATCAAGAAATCACTTCA GAATCTTCAATTGGAGTACCTTGACTTGTATCTGATTCACTGGCCTATCAGTGCCAAGCCAGGAGAATTGGTGCACCGATTAGTAGACCTTATGCCTATGGACTTCAAAGGTGTGTGGGCAGCCATGGAAGAATCTCAAAGACTTGGCCTCACCAAATCCATTGGAATCAGCAACTTCTCTagcaaaaagattgaaaatttactcACTTTTGCTTCCATTCCTCCCTCTGTAAATCAA GTTGAGTTGAGTCCATTCTGGCAACAGAAGAAGCTGAGAGACTTCTGCAAAGCCAATGGTATAGTGGTGACTGCATTCTCTCCTTTGGGTGCAATTGGTTCCAGTTGGGGCACCAATCATGTTTTGGAAAGCAAAGTGCTTCAGGATATAGCAGAGGCTCGGGGAAAGACTGTTGCTCAG GTTTGCATTAGATGGGTATACCAAATAGGGGCAACACTAGCTGTGAAGAGCTACAACAAGGAGAGGTTGAAGCAGAATCTGCAGGTGTTTGACTGGGAGCTATCAGAAGATGATCTTGCCAAGATCAATAAAATCCCACAGAAGAAGATGCTGCCTAGAGAAGACCTGGTTGCAACCGATGGATCATCTCCATACAAGTCTGTTGAAGAATTATGGGATGGAGAGATTTAA